One window from the genome of Cryptomeria japonica chromosome 6, Sugi_1.0, whole genome shotgun sequence encodes:
- the LOC131039271 gene encoding histone H3.2 produces the protein MARTKQTARKSTGGKAPRKQLATKAARKSAPATGGVKKPHRFRPGTVALREIRKYQKSTELLIRKLPFQRLVREIAQDFKTDLRFQSSAVAALQEASEAYLVGLFEDTNLCAIHAKRVTIMPKDIQLARRIRDIHQRLISKE, from the exons ATGGCCCGCACAAAGCAGACGGCAAGGAAGTCGACCGGGGGAAAAGCTCCCCGCAAGCAGTTGGCAACGAAAGCAGCGAGGAAGTCTGCACCAGCAACAGGAGGAGTGAAGAAGCCACACAGGTTTAGGCCTGGCACTGTGGCCCTCAGAGAGATCCGCAAATACCAGAAGAGTACTGAGCTCCTCATAAGGAAGTTGCCCTTCCAGAGGCTCGTTAGGGAGATTGCACAGGACTTTAAGACCGATCTGCGCTTCCAGAGCTCCGCCGTTGCGGCGCTGCAAGAGGCATCGGAGGCGTACCTGGTGGGGCTCTTTGAGGACACCAACCTCTGCGCCATTCATGCTAAGAGGGTCACCATCATGCCCAAAGATATTCAGCTTGCTCGCCGTATCCGAG ATATTCACCAGAGGTTGATTTCGAAAGAGTGA